From a single Bacteroidota bacterium genomic region:
- the lptC gene encoding LPS export ABC transporter periplasmic protein LptC, which translates to MRFLFALMAAFLAACGSPEQKVVTEYLASDAPTNQLWDMETMITDSGVAKSKIKAGYAAKYGRAGDSRTFLDSSVYVENYDDAGNITSVLTCQRGIIDDVTKDMEAFNKVKVVNSDGTILESEYLKFTQSTGLLSSDKFVTITKPDQVLRGTGFESDRNIRNFRIFKASGEVDVKK; encoded by the coding sequence ATGAGGTTTCTTTTTGCACTGATGGCTGCCTTCCTGGCCGCCTGTGGTTCCCCGGAACAGAAAGTGGTTACCGAATACCTGGCGTCGGATGCTCCCACCAACCAGTTGTGGGATATGGAAACCATGATAACCGATTCGGGTGTGGCCAAATCAAAGATCAAGGCCGGTTATGCTGCCAAATACGGCCGTGCGGGTGACAGCCGGACTTTTCTGGACTCCAGTGTTTATGTCGAGAATTATGACGATGCCGGAAACATTACATCGGTTCTGACCTGCCAGCGCGGAATCATTGATGATGTGACCAAGGATATGGAAGCGTTTAACAAAGTGAAGGTGGTGAATTCGGATGGCACCATTCTCGAGTCGGAGTATCTGAAGTTTACTCAATCAACCGGCCTTCTTTCCTCTGATAAATTTGTAACCATCACCAAACCCGACCAGGTTCTGCGAGGAACAGGCTTTGAGTCGGACCGGAATATCAGAAATTTCAGGATTTTCAAGGCCAGCGGCGAAGTGGATGTGAAAAAATGA
- the gatC gene encoding Asp-tRNA(Asn)/Glu-tRNA(Gln) amidotransferase subunit GatC, translating into MSVTLKDVQYIAALAHLEFTQAETEAMQKDMNAVLEYMEQLGQVDTSGVEPLRSMTGELENVFRDDEEKPCLPNETALSNAPAKLGPFFRVPKVIEQL; encoded by the coding sequence ATGTCAGTTACCCTTAAGGATGTTCAGTACATCGCAGCGTTGGCTCATCTTGAGTTTACTCAGGCCGAAACAGAAGCGATGCAAAAGGATATGAATGCGGTTCTGGAATACATGGAACAGCTCGGACAGGTGGACACCTCCGGTGTGGAGCCACTCAGATCCATGACCGGAGAACTTGAGAATGTTTTTCGTGATGATGAGGAAAAGCCCTGCCTTCCGAATGAAACTGCTCTTTCAAATGCACCGGCAAAACTGGGCCCCTTTTTCAGGGTTCCCAAGGTGATTGAACAGTTGTGA
- the lptB gene encoding LPS export ABC transporter ATP-binding protein, with amino-acid sequence MSESATGSLTLRGENLVKQYGKRKVVKGVSVDVRQGEIVGLLGPNGAGKTTTFYMITGMVKPSDGRIYINETDVTRDPMFIRAQKGIGYLPQEASVFRKLSVEDNILSILQFMPLSKAQRKERTDQLLEDFNITHIRKSLGYMLSGGERRRCEIARALASDPKFILLDEPFAGVDPIAVEDIQGIVASLKNRGIGVLITDHNVHETLSITDRAYLLFDGSILLQGTAEHLAQDEKARQLYLGEKFTLERYK; translated from the coding sequence ATGAGTGAATCAGCAACTGGCAGCCTGACCCTCCGGGGTGAAAATCTGGTGAAGCAATATGGTAAAAGAAAGGTCGTAAAAGGCGTTTCTGTTGATGTGCGGCAGGGCGAAATTGTCGGATTGCTGGGACCGAATGGAGCAGGGAAAACCACCACTTTTTACATGATCACCGGGATGGTCAAACCATCTGATGGCCGTATTTATATCAATGAAACCGATGTGACCCGCGATCCCATGTTCATCAGGGCACAAAAGGGAATCGGTTACCTGCCACAGGAAGCATCGGTCTTCAGAAAACTGTCTGTGGAAGATAACATACTTTCCATTCTTCAGTTTATGCCGCTTTCAAAGGCACAGCGGAAAGAGAGAACCGATCAGTTGCTGGAAGACTTTAATATCACTCACATCAGAAAGTCATTGGGTTACATGCTTTCCGGCGGTGAACGTCGCCGGTGTGAAATAGCCCGGGCGTTGGCTTCAGATCCGAAATTCATCCTTCTTGATGAACCATTTGCCGGCGTCGACCCCATTGCGGTCGAAGATATTCAGGGAATCGTGGCCAGTCTGAAAAACCGTGGAATTGGTGTTCTGATCACCGACCACAATGTTCATGAAACCCTCAGCATCACCGACCGGGCCTATCTGCTTTTCGATGGATCGATCCTGTTACAGGGTACTGCCGAACATCTGGCCCAGGATGAAAAAGCACGTCAACTGTATCTGGGAGAAAAATTTACCCTCGAACGATACAAATGA
- a CDS encoding S9 family peptidase encodes MILRVVVFLISTLIALSGIAQKRPMTVMDMMEMKRLGAFSVSPDGRQVVYALGQVFFSENRIVNDLFLLNLETGKEERLTIGEGSNFQPVFHPDGKSVFFISTRTGSTQVFTLDLKEKSASQVTNFSMGVNSFLLNPTGTGLAFSSDVYPDCASDTCNQRLSALADQRKSTGKVFERLPYRVWDSFKNGLRSHVWYFDFQEKSYRDLTPGDYDTPPIDLGGAQDFSFSPDGRSFFFVKNEEPQVAWSTNNDVFYRPLSIESEVNLTEVNKANDNNPVVSPDGKWLAWLAMRRPGFEADRYEVMVRNLQSGESRSLTQNLDRSAGDLTWSPDGKFLYFTADNQGYRSLYRVDPAGRFTDLILEQVTMLHFEFAGTDRIVYSASKTTSPAELFELDLKKRKVKPLTSINEPVLSRVDLKEPDRLWFDGGDGIKNHTWVVLPPGYDKGKKYPLVYLVHGGPQGSWGDSWSYRWNPQAWAAQGYIVALPDPTGSTGYGQAFTDAISKDWGGRVFVDLMKGLDAVIASYPVDTTRMAAAGASYGGYMMNWFQGHTTRFKTLISHAGVYNLSAMYGTTEEVWFPHWEFGGAPWENPEMYKKWSPSEYVKNFKTPTLIIHGALDYRVPESQAFEYFTALQYMGVPSKFLYFPNENHWILKPHNSKQWHDTVFDWLAEYLK; translated from the coding sequence ATGATCCTCCGTGTGGTTGTTTTTCTGATTTCAACCCTCATTGCTCTTTCTGGTATCGCTCAAAAGCGCCCCATGACTGTCATGGACATGATGGAAATGAAGCGGTTAGGAGCCTTTTCCGTTTCTCCGGATGGCAGGCAGGTGGTGTATGCTCTCGGTCAGGTGTTTTTTTCTGAGAACCGGATCGTGAATGACTTGTTCCTGCTGAACCTGGAAACGGGCAAAGAGGAAAGACTGACCATTGGGGAGGGATCGAACTTCCAACCGGTTTTTCATCCGGACGGGAAGTCGGTTTTCTTTATTTCCACGCGGACGGGTTCCACTCAGGTGTTCACGTTGGATCTGAAGGAAAAATCTGCCAGTCAGGTCACCAACTTTTCCATGGGAGTGAATTCATTCCTTTTAAATCCCACCGGAACCGGCCTGGCCTTTTCCTCGGATGTGTATCCGGACTGTGCATCCGATACCTGTAATCAACGGTTGAGTGCATTGGCTGATCAGCGAAAATCGACCGGTAAAGTATTCGAGCGGTTACCATACCGGGTGTGGGATAGTTTTAAAAACGGCCTACGGTCCCATGTCTGGTATTTCGATTTTCAGGAAAAAAGTTACCGTGACCTTACCCCCGGTGATTATGATACACCCCCCATTGATCTGGGCGGAGCACAGGATTTTTCCTTTTCTCCCGATGGCCGTTCATTCTTCTTTGTAAAAAATGAAGAACCACAGGTTGCCTGGTCGACGAATAATGATGTCTTTTACCGCCCGCTTTCCATCGAATCTGAGGTAAACCTGACCGAAGTGAACAAGGCAAATGATAACAACCCGGTGGTTTCTCCCGATGGGAAGTGGTTGGCATGGCTGGCGATGCGGAGACCCGGTTTTGAAGCTGACCGGTATGAAGTAATGGTCAGAAACCTGCAGTCAGGCGAAAGCCGCAGCCTTACCCAAAACCTTGATCGGTCTGCTGGTGATCTGACCTGGTCTCCTGATGGCAAGTTTCTTTATTTCACGGCTGATAATCAGGGCTACCGGTCCCTTTACCGCGTCGATCCTGCCGGCCGGTTTACCGATCTGATTCTGGAACAGGTGACCATGCTTCATTTTGAGTTTGCTGGTACAGACCGGATCGTTTATTCGGCCAGTAAAACCACTTCACCTGCCGAATTATTTGAACTGGACCTGAAAAAACGGAAGGTAAAACCCCTGACCTCGATCAATGAACCGGTCTTGTCCCGCGTTGATCTCAAAGAACCCGACAGACTCTGGTTTGATGGAGGAGATGGAATTAAAAATCACACCTGGGTAGTGCTTCCTCCCGGATATGACAAGGGGAAAAAGTATCCGCTGGTCTATCTGGTTCATGGCGGACCGCAAGGTTCCTGGGGAGATTCGTGGTCCTACCGATGGAATCCGCAGGCCTGGGCTGCACAGGGATACATTGTCGCATTGCCCGATCCGACCGGTTCAACCGGCTACGGTCAGGCTTTTACCGATGCCATTTCAAAGGATTGGGGAGGACGGGTCTTCGTGGACCTGATGAAAGGGTTGGATGCAGTTATTGCCAGTTACCCGGTGGATACCACCCGGATGGCCGCTGCCGGAGCCAGTTATGGAGGCTATATGATGAACTGGTTTCAGGGCCACACCACCCGGTTTAAAACCCTCATTTCCCATGCTGGTGTTTATAACCTGTCGGCCATGTACGGAACCACTGAAGAAGTCTGGTTTCCTCATTGGGAATTCGGGGGAGCACCCTGGGAAAACCCCGAAATGTATAAGAAATGGTCACCAAGTGAATATGTGAAGAACTTCAAAACTCCGACCCTGATTATTCACGGTGCGCTGGATTACCGGGTTCCCGAATCGCAGGCCTTTGAATATTTCACTGCCTTGCAATACATGGGAGTTCCCTCAAAATTCCTCTACTTTCCCAATGAAAACCACTGGATTCTGAAACCGCACAACAGCAAACAATGGCATGATACGGTCTTTGACTGGCTGGCGGAGTATCTGAAGTAA
- the kdsA gene encoding 3-deoxy-8-phosphooctulonate synthase: MKVVESGNIRIGSGEPPVLFAGPCVVESKDLAFRTADHIRKTAEKHGFRVVYKSSYKKANRSSVKSFASMGTDESLAILQAVKKEFGLQILTDIHTEQEASVAAEVADILQIPAFLCRQTDLLLAAGETGKVVNIKKGQFLAPQEMQYAAEKVESTGNKRVLLCERGTTFGYGNLVVDMRGLEIMRNLGYPVVMDCTHSVQLPGTAGGKSGGQPEFIFAIARAAAAVGVDAFFMETHPDPARALSDSTTQLEMARLDSLLRQIRVISDAVRSVGVMD; this comes from the coding sequence ATGAAAGTCGTGGAATCCGGAAATATCAGAATCGGATCGGGTGAACCCCCGGTTCTGTTTGCAGGTCCCTGTGTGGTGGAGAGCAAAGACCTTGCTTTTCGTACGGCCGATCATATAAGGAAAACGGCCGAGAAACACGGATTTCGTGTGGTTTACAAATCGTCCTACAAAAAGGCGAACCGATCCAGCGTCAAATCCTTTGCTTCGATGGGAACAGATGAATCACTTGCCATCCTGCAGGCGGTGAAAAAGGAATTCGGATTGCAGATTCTGACTGATATCCATACCGAACAGGAGGCCTCGGTGGCCGCTGAGGTTGCAGATATTCTTCAGATTCCTGCTTTTTTATGTCGTCAGACTGATCTTTTACTGGCAGCCGGTGAGACCGGGAAGGTGGTCAATATTAAAAAAGGGCAGTTTCTGGCACCCCAGGAAATGCAATATGCGGCAGAAAAGGTTGAATCAACCGGAAATAAGCGGGTTTTGTTGTGTGAGCGCGGGACGACATTTGGATATGGCAACCTCGTGGTCGACATGCGTGGACTGGAAATCATGCGGAATCTGGGATATCCGGTTGTGATGGATTGCACCCACTCTGTTCAGCTTCCGGGGACTGCCGGTGGGAAGTCTGGCGGCCAGCCTGAGTTTATTTTCGCCATTGCCAGAGCAGCAGCAGCAGTCGGTGTGGATGCCTTCTTCATGGAAACCCATCCCGATCCGGCCAGGGCCCTTTCTGACTCGACCACCCAATTGGAAATGGCCCGTCTGGATAGTCTGCTTCGACAGATCCGGGTGATTTCTGATGCAGTCCGGTCGGTCGGAGTGATGGACTGA
- a CDS encoding KpsF/GutQ family sugar-phosphate isomerase codes for MSESIRESGLKTIDIESREIARLRERIDDQFVKAVQLILGLKGRLVVTGVGKSGIIAQKIVATLNSTGTPGMYLHPTDAVHGDLGMVRSGDAVIAISKSGASEEIVHLLPLFKRIPVPVIAMVGKLNSKMASMADIVLDISVQEEACPHDLAPTSSTTATLVMGDALAVALLEARQFTREDFAYFHPGGSLGRRLLLTVKEFMVSGPELPVLPPETPVKEVLFTITSKRLGACLITDPDGNLLGIVTDGDIRRALEKHGSIFELKAGEIMGHHPKTISVDTLASTALNKMEAFNITQLVVLDENGRPVGIVHIHELIKAGLHS; via the coding sequence ATGAGTGAGTCTATCAGGGAAAGTGGTCTCAAAACCATCGATATTGAAAGCCGGGAAATCGCCCGGCTGCGAGAGAGAATTGACGATCAATTTGTCAAAGCTGTTCAACTGATCCTGGGCTTGAAGGGCCGTCTGGTTGTAACCGGTGTCGGGAAATCCGGTATCATTGCCCAGAAAATTGTGGCCACCCTTAATTCGACAGGAACTCCGGGAATGTACCTGCATCCCACCGATGCAGTTCATGGTGATCTTGGCATGGTTCGTTCTGGCGATGCAGTTATTGCCATTTCTAAAAGCGGCGCCAGTGAAGAGATCGTTCACTTGCTCCCGTTATTCAAGCGGATTCCGGTGCCCGTTATTGCAATGGTTGGCAAATTGAATTCGAAAATGGCTTCCATGGCAGATATTGTTCTCGATATCAGTGTACAGGAAGAAGCATGTCCTCATGATCTGGCTCCCACTTCATCAACCACCGCCACGCTGGTTATGGGCGATGCACTTGCAGTTGCCCTGCTCGAAGCCAGGCAATTTACCCGTGAGGATTTTGCCTACTTTCATCCCGGCGGATCGCTGGGGCGCCGTCTGCTGCTGACGGTAAAAGAATTCATGGTATCAGGCCCTGAACTGCCTGTGCTTCCGCCGGAAACCCCGGTGAAGGAGGTCTTGTTTACCATCACGAGTAAACGACTCGGCGCCTGTCTGATAACCGATCCTGATGGTAATCTGCTCGGAATTGTGACCGATGGCGACATCCGTCGTGCACTAGAAAAACATGGTTCCATCTTTGAACTGAAGGCCGGTGAGATTATGGGTCACCATCCGAAAACCATCTCGGTTGATACACTGGCCAGTACAGCTCTTAATAAAATGGAAGCCTTTAATATCACCCAACTGGTGGTTCTGGACGAAAACGGAAGACCTGTTGGAATTGTCCATATTCATGAACTGATCAAAGCCGGACTTCACTCCTGA
- the aroF gene encoding 3-deoxy-7-phosphoheptulonate synthase translates to MVVVLEKNASETDIQQVIGFLNSFGFDVHRSSGVSQTVLGAIGVKPDFDMRQVQLLSGVDKVFRVTEPYKLASRSFNPHGTILDIKGVKIGGPGVVLMAGPCSVESEEQIHTVAAHVARQGAVILRGGAFKPRSSPYTFQGLGEEGLRLMREAADKYGLLVITEVMDSSQIDLIGKYADIFQIGARNMQNFNLLKDIGKTRVPVMLKRGLSATIDEWLMSAEYLLANGNHQVMLCERGIRTFETATRNTMDISAIPVIHKKSHLPIIADPSHGVGIRDKVIPMGRAAIAAGADGLIIEVHHDPEHARSDGPQSLYPDQFTDLARQVRAIAQAIDRHVFEFAQAPL, encoded by the coding sequence ATGGTCGTAGTTTTAGAAAAAAATGCAAGTGAAACCGATATCCAGCAGGTGATCGGATTTCTGAATTCCTTTGGTTTTGATGTTCACCGCAGCAGTGGCGTCAGTCAGACGGTATTGGGTGCCATTGGGGTGAAACCCGATTTTGATATGAGACAGGTTCAGCTGCTCAGCGGGGTCGACAAGGTGTTCCGGGTAACCGAACCTTATAAACTGGCTTCCCGTTCCTTTAATCCGCATGGAACCATTCTGGATATCAAAGGGGTGAAAATCGGAGGCCCGGGCGTGGTTCTGATGGCCGGACCGTGCAGTGTCGAAAGCGAAGAACAGATTCACACGGTGGCTGCCCATGTTGCAAGGCAGGGCGCGGTTATCCTGCGCGGAGGCGCCTTTAAACCCCGGTCATCACCTTACACCTTTCAGGGACTGGGTGAAGAAGGTCTCAGGCTCATGCGTGAGGCAGCCGATAAATACGGACTTCTGGTCATCACCGAAGTTATGGACAGTTCTCAGATTGATCTGATTGGAAAATATGCCGACATTTTCCAGATCGGTGCCAGGAACATGCAGAATTTTAATCTGCTGAAGGATATAGGAAAAACACGTGTGCCGGTGATGCTGAAGCGTGGACTCTCGGCCACCATAGATGAATGGCTGATGTCGGCCGAATATCTGCTGGCCAACGGGAATCATCAGGTTATGTTGTGTGAACGGGGAATCAGGACCTTTGAAACCGCCACCAGAAATACCATGGATATTTCAGCCATTCCGGTGATTCATAAAAAATCGCACCTTCCGATTATTGCAGATCCATCCCACGGAGTGGGCATCCGGGATAAGGTAATACCCATGGGACGTGCCGCGATTGCAGCTGGTGCTGATGGTCTGATCATAGAGGTTCATCATGATCCGGAACATGCCCGGTCGGATGGACCACAGAGTTTGTATCCCGACCAGTTCACCGATCTGGCCCGTCAGGTGCGTGCCATTGCACAAGCCATTGACCGCCATGTTTTTGAATTTGCTCAGGCACCCCTTTAA
- a CDS encoding CTP synthase, protein MTKLIFVTGGVVSSLGKGILVSSLGLLLKSRGLRVTIQKFDPYINVDAGTMSPYQHGEVYVTDDGAETDLDLGHYERYLDESTTQANNVTTGRIYNSVIQKERRGDYLGATVQVVPHITDEIKMRMLDLAQLQEFDVVLIEIGGTVGDIESLPFLEAMRQIIIERGKKHVINIHLTLLPYIKSAGEVKTKPTQYSVKTMLGIGIQPDILACRTERRMGKDLKKKIALFCNVEVDSVIESRDAETIYEVPLLLHKERLDDIVLEKLNMHAKDPFLNEWTAIVDRIKNPADGRIRIGICGKYTEYLDAYKSIIEAFVHASAHHNVKIDFEWINAEHVERDGAEKYIQALHGVLIAPGFGDRGIEGKIRTAQYVRERGIPFFGICLGMQVAVIEFARNVCQLKGADSTEFKPKTKFPVVHFLPGQKDKTEKGGTMRLGAYPCRLKPGTLAHRIYSSEFIHERHRHRYEINNKYIDQFEAAGLVFSGKSPDGHLMEMVEYPAHRFYVGCQFHPEYRSRVANPHPLFASFVQASKKYRNDMVPVKGE, encoded by the coding sequence GTGACCAAACTCATTTTTGTAACCGGTGGGGTGGTATCAAGTCTGGGAAAAGGAATTCTGGTATCCTCGCTCGGCCTGTTGCTGAAAAGCAGAGGGTTGCGGGTGACCATTCAAAAATTTGATCCTTACATCAACGTGGATGCCGGAACCATGTCGCCTTATCAGCACGGTGAGGTGTATGTGACCGATGATGGCGCCGAGACCGATCTGGATCTTGGGCATTATGAACGGTATCTCGATGAAAGCACCACTCAGGCAAATAATGTGACGACTGGCCGGATTTACAATTCGGTGATTCAGAAAGAACGCCGGGGTGATTATCTCGGTGCAACGGTTCAGGTGGTTCCGCACATCACCGATGAAATCAAAATGCGCATGCTTGATCTGGCCCAGTTGCAGGAGTTCGATGTGGTTCTGATCGAAATCGGTGGCACTGTGGGGGACATTGAATCCTTGCCGTTTCTTGAAGCCATGCGGCAGATCATCATTGAAAGAGGAAAAAAGCATGTGATTAACATTCACCTGACCTTGCTTCCTTACATCAAAAGCGCAGGTGAAGTAAAAACAAAACCGACACAATACTCGGTTAAAACCATGCTTGGTATCGGCATTCAGCCTGATATTCTTGCCTGCCGTACCGAACGGCGAATGGGCAAGGACCTGAAGAAAAAGATTGCTTTGTTCTGCAATGTGGAAGTGGACTCGGTTATTGAAAGCCGGGATGCTGAAACCATTTATGAGGTTCCGCTTTTATTACACAAAGAGCGGTTGGATGATATTGTACTTGAAAAGTTAAACATGCATGCCAAAGATCCGTTTCTGAACGAATGGACCGCCATTGTGGACCGGATCAAGAATCCGGCAGACGGACGCATCCGAATCGGGATTTGCGGTAAGTACACCGAATATCTGGACGCCTATAAATCCATCATTGAAGCATTTGTTCATGCCAGTGCCCACCACAATGTGAAGATTGATTTTGAGTGGATCAATGCCGAGCATGTCGAACGGGATGGTGCTGAAAAATACATTCAGGCCCTGCATGGTGTGTTGATTGCACCGGGATTCGGCGATCGTGGTATTGAAGGCAAAATCCGGACTGCCCAATATGTCCGGGAACGCGGAATCCCATTTTTTGGTATCTGTCTGGGTATGCAGGTTGCGGTGATTGAATTCGCCCGGAACGTCTGTCAGCTGAAAGGGGCTGATAGTACCGAATTCAAACCCAAGACCAAGTTTCCGGTTGTTCACTTTCTTCCGGGACAGAAGGATAAGACCGAAAAAGGCGGAACCATGCGTCTTGGGGCCTATCCCTGCCGTTTAAAACCCGGAACACTGGCTCACCGGATTTATTCTTCTGAATTTATCCATGAGCGTCACCGGCACCGGTATGAAATCAACAATAAATACATCGATCAATTTGAAGCGGCGGGCCTGGTCTTTTCGGGAAAAAGCCCGGATGGTCATCTGATGGAAATGGTGGAATATCCGGCTCACCGGTTTTATGTCGGATGCCAGTTCCATCCGGAATACCGGTCACGGGTCGCCAACCCTCATCCGCTGTTTGCTTCATTTGTTCAGGCTTCAAAGAAGTACCGCAATGACATGGTTCCGGTAAAAGGAGAGTGA
- the kdsB gene encoding 3-deoxy-manno-octulosonate cytidylyltransferase: MKTAIIIPARLASTRLPGKPLKLIGPEPMILHVCRRASECRGVDEVWVATDHPEIHKVVVSSGFRSVMTRPDHETGTDRLAEANASIGADIVVNVQGDEPFIDPHSIEKALVPFQQNDGPDMTTLATRFSNQTDIANPNFPKVVLNNRSEAIYFSRSVVPFPRDQRPDHPSDYPFLKHIGLYAYRQQVLKSLASLPAVPLEMTEKLEQLRALYYGFRIGVVEVESTGLSVDTPEDLEAANQYYRLKESGKV, encoded by the coding sequence GTGAAAACTGCAATTATCATTCCGGCCAGACTCGCATCAACACGATTACCAGGAAAACCCCTTAAACTGATCGGTCCGGAACCGATGATTTTGCATGTCTGCCGCCGCGCATCGGAATGCCGTGGTGTGGATGAAGTCTGGGTGGCCACTGACCATCCGGAAATTCACAAGGTGGTGGTTTCTTCTGGCTTCCGGTCGGTCATGACTCGCCCGGACCACGAGACCGGAACAGACCGGCTGGCAGAGGCGAATGCCAGTATCGGTGCCGATATTGTGGTGAATGTGCAGGGAGACGAACCTTTTATTGATCCGCATTCAATTGAGAAGGCACTGGTTCCTTTTCAGCAGAACGACGGACCCGATATGACCACTCTTGCCACCCGGTTTTCCAACCAAACCGATATTGCCAATCCGAACTTCCCGAAGGTGGTTCTGAATAATCGATCAGAGGCCATTTACTTCAGCCGGTCCGTGGTCCCTTTTCCCCGGGATCAACGTCCGGACCATCCTTCTGACTATCCCTTTCTGAAACACATCGGGTTGTATGCCTACCGTCAGCAGGTTCTGAAATCCCTGGCTTCATTACCAGCCGTTCCTCTGGAAATGACCGAGAAACTGGAACAACTGCGGGCCTTGTATTATGGATTCAGAATCGGAGTGGTGGAAGTGGAGTCGACTGGATTGTCGGTCGATACTCCTGAAGACCTGGAAGCGGCTAACCAGTATTACAGATTAAAGGAATCAGGAAAAGTATGA
- the glmS gene encoding glutamine--fructose-6-phosphate transaminase (isomerizing): MCGIIGYIGQKNALDVILTGLKRMEYRGYDSTGVALYRDGGITIRKKKGKVSDLEQTLNRSDLTSTLGIGHTRWATHGQPNDTNAHPHMDTSGTVAVIHNGIIENYATLKKELIAKGHQFRSETDTEVVAQLIESIHTANPHLKLDEAVAVMLTEITGTYGLVITSTWDPEKIVVARKGSPMILGIGDGEYFAVSDASAIIEHTRDVIYLNDGEMAVLTRETYSVRDMSNRQLPATVDTINYDLDQIEKGGYPHFMLKEIFEQPESIFNSMRGRIDYDGLTVRLGGVSMHLGRLLRARRILIAACGTSWHASLVGEYLLEEYAKIPVEVEYASEFRYRNPIIYPDDVVIVISQSGETADTLAAAREAKSKGALVVGIVNVVGSTIARETDCGVYIHAGPEIGVASTKAFTAQVTVLAQIALLLGTYTGLEINKRREFVQALRDIPDLVRRTLELNPEIESIAHQYHLSANFLYLGRGYNFPVALEGALKLKEISYIHAEGYPAAEMKHGPIALIDENMPVVFIAIKDSTYHKVVSNIEEVRARKGKVIAIATEGDDQIDRLAEHVIRIPNTIEPLTPLLTSIPLQLLSYHIAVMRNCNVDQPRNLAKSVTVE; encoded by the coding sequence ATGTGTGGAATTATCGGATACATTGGCCAGAAAAATGCCCTTGATGTGATTCTGACCGGACTGAAGCGGATGGAGTACCGGGGGTATGATTCCACCGGTGTGGCTCTGTATCGTGATGGGGGAATCACCATCCGTAAAAAGAAGGGAAAAGTTTCTGATCTGGAACAGACTCTGAATCGTTCTGATCTGACTTCCACACTTGGAATCGGGCATACCCGGTGGGCTACTCACGGGCAACCCAACGACACCAATGCCCATCCACACATGGATACATCCGGCACGGTTGCAGTTATCCACAATGGAATTATCGAAAATTATGCCACTCTGAAAAAGGAATTAATCGCCAAAGGCCACCAATTCAGGTCCGAGACCGATACGGAAGTGGTGGCTCAGTTGATTGAATCCATTCATACCGCTAATCCGCATCTGAAACTGGATGAAGCTGTGGCAGTCATGCTCACCGAAATTACCGGTACCTACGGACTGGTGATCACCTCGACCTGGGATCCCGAGAAAATTGTGGTTGCCAGAAAGGGCAGTCCGATGATTCTGGGTATTGGAGATGGTGAATATTTCGCCGTTTCAGATGCCTCTGCCATCATTGAACACACCCGCGATGTCATTTACCTGAATGATGGTGAGATGGCAGTCCTTACACGCGAAACCTACTCGGTCCGTGACATGTCCAACAGGCAATTACCTGCCACCGTCGATACCATCAACTATGATCTGGATCAGATCGAAAAAGGTGGATATCCTCATTTCATGCTGAAAGAAATCTTTGAGCAACCCGAGTCGATTTTCAATTCGATGCGTGGCCGTATTGATTATGATGGTCTGACCGTCCGGTTAGGCGGGGTTAGCATGCATCTGGGGCGGTTGCTGAGAGCAAGACGAATCCTGATTGCTGCCTGCGGGACTTCCTGGCATGCTTCTCTGGTTGGTGAGTACCTGCTGGAAGAATACGCAAAAATTCCTGTTGAAGTGGAATATGCCTCCGAGTTCCGGTACCGGAATCCGATCATCTATCCGGATGATGTGGTGATTGTCATATCACAGTCCGGAGAAACAGCCGATACCCTGGCTGCGGCCCGTGAGGCTAAATCAAAAGGCGCTCTCGTCGTTGGCATTGTCAATGTAGTGGGATCCACCATTGCCAGAGAGACCGATTGCGGGGTATACATCCATGCCGGACCCGAAATCGGAGTGGCTTCAACCAAAGCATTCACCGCACAGGTCACTGTGCTGGCGCAGATTGCGCTTTTGCTTGGTACGTATACCGGACTCGAAATTAACAAAAGGCGGGAGTTTGTTCAGGCTCTCAGGGATATTCCCGATCTGGTTCGTCGTACGCTTGAATTGAATCCGGAAATTGAATCAATCGCCCACCAATACCATCTGTCGGCGAATTTTCTCTATCTGGGCCGGGGTTATAATTTCCCGGTTGCCCTGGAAGGCGCTCTTAAGCTGAAGGAGATTTCTTATATCCACGCGGAAGGTTATCCGGCTGCTGAGATGAAGCATGGCCCGATTGCCCTTATTGATGAGAACATGCCGGTTGTGTTTATTGCCATCAAAGATTCCACATATCATAAAGTGGTATCCAATATTGAGGAAGTCAGGGCCAGGAAAGGGAAGGTGATCGCCATCGCAACCGAAGGGGATGATCAGATTGACCGGCTTGCTGAACATGTGATCCGGATTCCCAATACCATTGAACCCCTGACCCCGCTTCTGACCAGCATTCCGCTTCAGCTGTTATCCTATCACATTGCTGTGATGCGCAATTGTAATGTGGATCAGCCGAGGAATCTTGCCAAATCGGTAACAGTCGAATAG